One stretch of Halapricum desulfuricans DNA includes these proteins:
- a CDS encoding cytochrome d ubiquinol oxidase subunit II → MTELLLPVDSYLVDSLPEIWFGLVMFALTMYIVLDGFDFGIGMLYATRDNDHDRETLLSAFGPVWDANEVWVIAFGTMTLAAFPDVYSRLLADHYLLALGFVLALLFRGLGPELREQRDDERWKRYSDYSFIGGSLFAPLLFGMIAGRWVFDAATLSLPTLLTGIGLVAVSVVTGAAFLAAKTGPALAGEMRDYGIIATLAYLGGVVALLAVVVVTDAGGHAGTVLSIPGAAIVVLSAAAGLGGIVLAGRGEYRAWLATALALPVLLSLLVALLLYPTIYPPTGLTVQQAVVSPLALNLTTVLGVPVLFVVLWYFKFLYGVFSGPLEGDGYGA, encoded by the coding sequence ATGACTGAACTGCTGTTGCCCGTCGACTCGTATCTCGTCGACTCGCTGCCGGAGATCTGGTTCGGCCTGGTCATGTTCGCGCTGACGATGTACATCGTCCTCGACGGGTTCGACTTCGGGATCGGGATGCTGTACGCGACCCGGGACAACGACCACGACCGGGAGACGCTGCTTTCGGCGTTCGGCCCGGTCTGGGACGCAAACGAGGTGTGGGTGATCGCCTTCGGGACGATGACGCTCGCGGCGTTCCCCGACGTCTACTCCCGGCTGCTGGCCGATCACTACCTGCTCGCGCTCGGGTTCGTGCTGGCGCTGCTGTTCCGGGGGCTCGGGCCCGAACTCCGCGAACAACGCGACGACGAGCGCTGGAAGCGCTACTCAGATTACTCGTTTATCGGCGGGAGCCTCTTCGCGCCGCTTCTGTTCGGGATGATCGCCGGCCGATGGGTGTTCGACGCGGCGACGCTGTCGCTGCCGACGCTTTTGACCGGGATCGGTCTGGTCGCGGTCTCGGTCGTCACCGGCGCGGCGTTTCTGGCGGCGAAAACCGGGCCCGCGCTGGCCGGCGAGATGCGCGATTACGGCATCATCGCGACGCTTGCGTATCTGGGCGGCGTCGTCGCCCTGCTGGCGGTCGTCGTCGTCACTGACGCCGGCGGCCACGCCGGGACGGTCCTCTCGATCCCCGGCGCGGCGATCGTCGTCCTCTCTGCCGCGGCCGGACTCGGCGGGATCGTGCTGGCCGGTCGCGGCGAGTATCGCGCCTGGCTGGCCACCGCGTTAGCGCTGCCGGTCCTGTTGAGTCTTCTCGTCGCGCTGCTGCTGTACCCGACGATTTACCCGCCGACTGGCCTGACTGTCCAGCAAGCGGTCGTCTCGCCGCTCGCGCTGAATCTCACGACCGTCCTCGGCGTCCCCGTTCTGTTCGTGGTCCTGTGGTACTTCAAGTTCCTCTACGGCGTGTTCAGCGGCCCCCTCGAGGGCGACGGTTACGGAGCCTGA
- a CDS encoding DUF367 family protein, whose protein sequence is MELHVRYEGDDDPDKCSARRLARFDLAELHRSTRATPPGIVLNPFAERALSPADADHDRLVALDCSWETAQREAFDLDGVHRALPFLVAANPINYGTPFRLNTVEAFAGALAILGEREHAERILSKFSWGHTFLELNEEPLRRYSECDDSTDVLAVQDDYLAEE, encoded by the coding sequence GTGGAGTTACACGTCCGCTACGAGGGCGACGACGACCCCGACAAGTGCAGCGCCCGCAGGCTCGCCCGCTTCGACCTCGCGGAGTTGCACCGCTCGACGCGGGCGACGCCGCCGGGGATCGTCCTCAATCCCTTCGCCGAGCGGGCGCTGTCGCCAGCCGACGCCGACCACGACCGGCTGGTCGCGCTCGACTGTTCCTGGGAGACCGCCCAGCGCGAGGCGTTCGATCTCGACGGCGTCCACCGGGCGCTCCCGTTTCTCGTCGCCGCTAACCCCATCAACTACGGGACGCCGTTCCGGCTCAACACCGTCGAGGCCTTCGCCGGTGCGCTGGCGATCCTCGGCGAGCGCGAGCACGCCGAACGCATCCTCTCGAAGTTCTCCTGGGGACATACCTTCCTCGAACTCAACGAGGAACCGCTTCGTCGATACAGCGAGTGTGACGACTCGACGGACGTGCTCGCCGTGCAAGACGACTACCTCGCCGAGGAGTGA
- a CDS encoding nuclear transport factor 2 family protein, with protein sequence MDDRVGTARAYYQSLDDHDYETLRSVLAESFVHRRPDMALEGRGRFVTFMRDERPRTDTAHPIDAIYESDGGLAVEGRLLAADGEQITAFVDVLRFDDGRIDRIRTYTG encoded by the coding sequence ATGGACGACCGTGTCGGGACGGCCCGGGCGTACTATCAGTCGCTGGACGACCACGACTACGAGACGTTGCGATCGGTGCTGGCTGAGTCGTTCGTCCATCGCCGGCCCGACATGGCGCTCGAAGGGCGCGGCCGGTTCGTCACGTTCATGCGAGACGAGCGGCCCCGGACCGACACGGCCCACCCGATCGACGCGATCTACGAGAGCGATGGGGGGCTGGCCGTGGAGGGGCGACTGCTTGCCGCTGATGGGGAGCAGATCACGGCGTTCGTCGACGTGTTGCGGTTCGACGACGGACGTATCGATCGCATTCGCACCTACACCGGGTGA
- a CDS encoding redoxin domain-containing protein — protein sequence MVTLGEQAPSFELPAVVDGDLDSRGLSELLGEDVIVLVFYPADFNPACDEQGSDVGELDVFTMQKDVTILAVSPDSVYSHRAFAERYDLKVPLLSDTRRAVAERYGVVDDREEGQLVQRAVFVIDLNGRVQYRWATSDPYELPEVEPIRVTIEAIGGDSTALSRYRVGHAHYVEGRRAFTSAMNAFGDREWMLARSDFERAREEFEEAAEEFDTAYRFSETAVLDEPFDRARSKSNALWQAADWLAAAADAFSSGNGQEGEAYREDAQAPLETARELDEPIDPDDITDDGEIALEPDEETSVMDEIREQAGGDEPAGGIDLEVEEVEIDDGDETVETRGLETDAQRRAREYGGKGVEMGEADGAAADQIAEAVGDVGPEEERADPDAGQSDEADDSDGEGSSDVTDEEVAEIAAELEDDE from the coding sequence ATGGTCACACTGGGGGAACAGGCACCGTCGTTCGAGTTGCCGGCAGTCGTGGATGGGGACCTCGACAGCCGGGGCCTCTCGGAATTGCTGGGCGAGGACGTGATCGTGCTCGTGTTCTATCCGGCGGATTTCAACCCGGCCTGTGACGAGCAGGGTTCAGACGTCGGCGAGCTCGACGTGTTCACGATGCAGAAGGACGTGACGATACTGGCGGTGTCGCCGGACAGCGTCTACAGCCACCGGGCCTTCGCCGAGCGCTATGACCTGAAAGTCCCGCTGTTGAGCGACACGCGCCGGGCGGTCGCCGAGCGCTACGGCGTCGTCGACGACCGCGAGGAGGGACAGCTGGTCCAGCGGGCCGTGTTCGTGATTGACCTGAACGGCCGGGTACAGTATCGCTGGGCGACCAGCGATCCCTACGAACTCCCGGAGGTCGAACCGATCCGCGTGACGATCGAGGCCATCGGGGGCGACTCGACGGCGCTCTCGCGGTATCGCGTCGGCCACGCCCACTACGTCGAGGGGCGGCGCGCGTTCACCAGCGCGATGAACGCCTTTGGCGACCGCGAGTGGATGCTCGCCAGGAGCGACTTCGAGCGGGCCCGCGAGGAGTTCGAGGAAGCCGCCGAGGAGTTCGACACCGCCTATCGGTTCAGCGAGACCGCGGTGCTCGACGAGCCCTTCGACCGCGCCCGGAGCAAGTCGAACGCGCTGTGGCAGGCGGCCGACTGGCTCGCGGCCGCCGCCGACGCGTTCTCGAGCGGCAACGGACAGGAGGGCGAAGCCTACCGGGAGGACGCGCAAGCGCCGCTGGAGACTGCGCGGGAACTCGACGAGCCGATCGATCCCGACGACATCACCGACGACGGCGAGATCGCCCTCGAACCGGACGAGGAGACGTCGGTCATGGACGAGATCCGCGAGCAGGCGGGTGGCGACGAACCCGCGGGCGGGATCGACCTCGAGGTCGAGGAAGTCGAGATCGACGACGGGGACGAGACGGTCGAAACGCGGGGCCTGGAGACCGACGCCCAGCGCCGGGCCCGCGAGTACGGTGGAAAGGGCGTCGAGATGGGTGAGGCCGACGGGGCCGCGGCGGACCAGATCGCCGAGGCGGTCGGCGATGTCGGTCCGGAGGAGGAACGAGCCGACCCGGACGCGGGGCAGTCGGACGAAGCCGACGATTCGGACGGCGAAGGCAGTTCGGACGTCACCGACGAGGAAGTCGCCGAGATCGCCGCCGAGCTCGAAGACGACGAGTAG
- a CDS encoding cytochrome ubiquinol oxidase subunit I encodes MLDGPLQLSPEIASRAQFGWTISVHILFAALSIGLAPFIIYFTWKSVRTDDERFERLRSFWIKVFAAGFVMGTVTGIPMSFQFGTNFPQFSSVAGEMIGGPLAFEAKMAFFLEAVFLGVLLFGRERVSDRTYILSSVLVGFGAWLSGFWILVVNSWMQTPQGYEMVMRNGMEVAKLTDPIAAFFNPRMSWMYVHMINASVISVALLVAGVSAYIVWKKRDSQAWNTALKFAVLLLLVSAPLQAIHGDAYGRHVEDTQPQKFAAMEAHYETGTADLHLFAIPKSPDALTDPRAENLFTISLPRVGSFLASGGDFDAEVLGLNEYEENPPVALVFWSFRIMVGLGFLFIGLALWGGYLMYRGRLSDSTRYLKAMIMASPFGYAALLTGWYVTEIGRQPWVIQDELTTNEAVSSTLSGGEATFTLVAFLAIYVALVLVALYILRWLIQDELRELGVKESSGDRWYGPLPGVSDDD; translated from the coding sequence ATGCTCGACGGGCCGTTGCAGCTGTCGCCCGAGATCGCGAGCCGGGCGCAGTTCGGGTGGACGATCAGCGTCCACATCCTCTTTGCGGCCCTGTCGATCGGCCTTGCACCGTTTATTATCTACTTCACCTGGAAGAGCGTCCGGACCGACGACGAACGGTTCGAACGCCTCCGGTCGTTCTGGATCAAGGTGTTCGCCGCCGGGTTCGTCATGGGGACGGTCACCGGGATCCCGATGAGCTTCCAGTTCGGGACGAACTTCCCGCAGTTCTCCTCGGTCGCCGGCGAGATGATCGGCGGCCCGCTGGCCTTCGAGGCGAAGATGGCCTTCTTCCTCGAGGCCGTCTTCCTCGGAGTGTTGCTGTTCGGCCGCGAGCGAGTCAGCGACCGGACCTATATCCTCTCGTCGGTGCTGGTCGGGTTCGGGGCCTGGCTCTCGGGCTTCTGGATTCTGGTCGTCAACTCCTGGATGCAGACGCCCCAGGGTTACGAGATGGTGATGCGAAACGGCATGGAGGTCGCGAAACTGACCGACCCCATTGCGGCGTTTTTCAACCCGCGAATGAGCTGGATGTACGTCCACATGATCAACGCGTCGGTGATCTCGGTCGCGCTGCTGGTCGCCGGCGTTTCCGCGTACATCGTCTGGAAGAAACGCGACTCCCAGGCCTGGAACACCGCGCTGAAGTTCGCCGTGTTGCTCCTGCTGGTCTCGGCACCGCTGCAGGCGATCCACGGCGACGCCTACGGTCGCCACGTCGAGGACACCCAGCCACAGAAGTTCGCGGCAATGGAGGCCCACTACGAGACCGGAACGGCTGACCTCCATCTGTTCGCGATCCCGAAGAGCCCCGACGCGCTGACCGATCCCCGGGCGGAAAACCTCTTCACGATCAGCCTGCCGAGGGTCGGCTCGTTCCTCGCGAGCGGGGGTGATTTCGACGCCGAAGTGCTCGGGCTGAACGAGTACGAGGAGAACCCGCCGGTCGCGCTCGTGTTCTGGTCGTTCCGGATCATGGTCGGGCTCGGGTTCCTGTTCATCGGGCTTGCCCTGTGGGGTGGCTACCTCATGTACCGGGGCCGGCTGTCGGATAGTACCCGCTACCTGAAGGCGATGATCATGGCGTCGCCGTTCGGATACGCCGCCCTGCTCACCGGATGGTACGTCACCGAGATCGGCCGCCAGCCGTGGGTCATTCAGGACGAACTCACGACCAACGAGGCCGTCTCCTCGACGCTGTCAGGCGGGGAGGCAACGTTCACGCTTGTCGCGTTCCTCGCTATTTACGTGGCGCTGGTTCTGGTCGCCCTGTATATCCTGCGGTGGCTCATCCAGGACGAGCTCCGGGAGCTGGGCGTGAAAGAATCCTCCGGAGATCGGTGGTACGGTCCGCTCCCGGGGGTGAGCGACGATGACTGA
- a CDS encoding NAD(P)/FAD-dependent oxidoreductase, whose product MTDEEICIVGGGIAGAGAAYALDDADVTVYEMDTVGGRMASRRREGCVFDFGANYLELGDSDLEAVIEDAAGDVAVEIESPVEQFTAGGEIRSGEVPQNTRWTTPDGLDGIVRALFENSGADLQVGVGVTRLERREDDWLVTTDEGERAFDAVVLAVPGASASVLFETAVWDNPVRDDLVRAVEDIPYRTMDTVALGYPFEIETDFFGLVSEEDVYDIAWVSNEGHKPGHVPDGRGVLIVQFGPSWAVTHPQTSPAAASEAATKRVVELLEDDRLSEPVWWEYQRWGDAIPTHGPDESLREATLEDDLALAGDWVEGIGRTRAALRSGLRAGRKLRRSEDD is encoded by the coding sequence ATGACAGACGAAGAGATCTGCATCGTCGGCGGGGGCATCGCCGGGGCCGGAGCGGCCTACGCCTTAGACGACGCGGACGTGACTGTCTACGAGATGGACACCGTCGGCGGCCGGATGGCGAGCCGTCGTCGGGAGGGCTGTGTGTTCGACTTCGGCGCGAACTACCTCGAGCTGGGCGACAGCGACCTGGAAGCCGTGATCGAGGACGCCGCCGGCGACGTGGCCGTCGAGATCGAGTCGCCGGTCGAGCAGTTCACCGCCGGCGGCGAGATCCGGTCGGGGGAAGTGCCACAGAACACGCGCTGGACGACTCCCGACGGGCTCGACGGCATCGTGCGGGCGCTGTTCGAGAACAGCGGGGCCGATCTGCAGGTCGGCGTCGGCGTGACCCGCCTCGAACGGCGCGAGGACGACTGGCTGGTCACCACAGACGAGGGCGAGCGCGCGTTCGACGCGGTCGTGCTGGCCGTTCCCGGCGCGTCGGCGTCGGTGCTGTTCGAGACTGCCGTGTGGGACAACCCGGTCAGAGACGACCTCGTCCGGGCCGTCGAGGACATCCCCTACCGGACGATGGACACCGTCGCGCTGGGCTATCCATTCGAGATCGAGACGGACTTCTTCGGCCTCGTCAGCGAGGAGGACGTCTACGACATCGCCTGGGTGTCCAACGAGGGCCACAAGCCCGGGCACGTCCCCGACGGGCGAGGCGTCCTCATCGTTCAGTTCGGCCCCAGCTGGGCCGTCACACACCCCCAGACGTCGCCCGCGGCCGCCTCGGAAGCGGCGACAAAGCGGGTCGTCGAACTGCTCGAGGACGACCGCCTCAGCGAGCCGGTCTGGTGGGAGTACCAGCGGTGGGGCGACGCCATCCCGACCCACGGCCCCGACGAGTCGCTGCGCGAGGCGACGCTGGAAGACGACCTGGCACTTGCCGGCGACTGGGTCGAGGGTATCGGTCGGACGCGGGCCGCGCTCCGCAGTGGACTCCGCGCGGGCCGCAAACTGCGCCGGTCCGAGGACGACTAG
- a CDS encoding asparaginase, with amino-acid sequence MDENTDSSSKTGSLIPNRREFLKLTGAVGGGALLGGTGVGEPEPTLDRSLLPDASERPEVRVIATGGTIASTEEAAEDGGYARSEGAEQIVGAVPILEEFVDISYESVANKGSSSLLVEDYANVAKAAMRAEVDGVDGVIVTHGTDAIEEDAFFNDLVLDLDIPVAFVGAMRAGDSVSADGPRNLLSAVRMCTRSEFHLSDEPSGVYVVLNEQIHAARDVTKTHTTKLETFDSGPAGPIGAFTDNELMLYREPGSYTANLSNYDLDAAPEMVVPIVATGAGAEAYVTEQAAAGEYDVDAIVIQATGWWGGTAPDVSGPTGDALDAGIPVARSTRVHWGPMNPGYDDDRVGDIVVMEDLPSWKARLQVILALTMTENHPGYDDDLEMIRETARESKYALDVAPRRQSSRVSLGGPFRLVRHSSAR; translated from the coding sequence ATGGACGAAAATACAGATAGTAGCAGTAAAACTGGAAGTCTCATACCCAACCGGCGTGAATTCCTGAAGCTGACTGGCGCGGTCGGTGGCGGAGCGCTCCTGGGCGGAACCGGAGTCGGCGAGCCCGAGCCGACGCTCGACAGGTCGCTGCTTCCGGACGCGAGCGAGCGGCCGGAAGTGCGCGTCATCGCGACGGGCGGAACGATCGCGAGCACGGAAGAGGCAGCAGAAGACGGCGGATACGCACGTTCCGAGGGGGCCGAGCAGATCGTCGGCGCCGTGCCCATTCTGGAGGAGTTCGTCGACATCTCCTACGAGTCAGTCGCGAACAAGGGGTCTTCGAGCCTGCTGGTCGAGGATTACGCCAACGTCGCCAAGGCGGCGATGCGAGCCGAGGTCGACGGCGTCGACGGCGTCATCGTCACGCACGGGACCGACGCGATCGAGGAGGACGCGTTCTTCAACGACCTCGTGCTGGATCTGGACATTCCGGTGGCGTTCGTGGGCGCAATGCGAGCGGGAGACTCAGTCAGCGCCGACGGCCCGCGGAACCTCCTCTCCGCCGTCCGGATGTGCACTCGCAGCGAGTTCCACCTGTCCGACGAGCCGAGCGGCGTCTACGTCGTCCTCAACGAGCAGATCCACGCGGCTCGCGACGTGACCAAGACCCACACGACCAAACTCGAGACGTTCGACTCGGGACCGGCCGGCCCGATCGGCGCCTTCACCGACAACGAACTCATGCTCTACCGGGAGCCCGGCAGCTACACCGCGAACCTCTCGAACTACGACCTCGACGCAGCCCCCGAGATGGTCGTCCCGATCGTCGCGACGGGTGCCGGCGCGGAGGCGTACGTGACCGAGCAGGCGGCTGCCGGGGAATACGACGTCGACGCGATCGTGATCCAGGCGACCGGCTGGTGGGGCGGCACCGCCCCCGACGTCTCCGGGCCCACGGGGGACGCCCTCGACGCCGGGATCCCCGTCGCGCGGTCCACGCGGGTCCACTGGGGACCGATGAACCCCGGATACGACGACGACAGGGTGGGCGACATCGTCGTCATGGAAGACCTCCCGTCCTGGAAGGCCCGTCTACAGGTCATCCTCGCGCTGACGATGACAGAGAACCACCCCGGATACGACGACGACCTGGAGATGATTCGCGAGACCGCCAGAGAGAGCAAGTACGCGCTCGACGTCGCGCCCCGTCGACAGTCTAGCCGCGTTTCCCTCGGCGGCCCGTTTCGACTCGTTCGTCACTCCTCGGCGAGGTAG